In one window of uncultured Draconibacterium sp. DNA:
- a CDS encoding ion transporter: MDKTKEKIYEIIFEADTPGGKLFDVVLLVVIIISVALVLLESVPAIRDTHYQLLRILEWCITIIFSIEYILRVVIVKKPLRYIFSFYGIIDLLSVLPTYIGLVVVGSHSLVVIRILRLLRVFRILKLTRYTQAGRSLAKALWNSREKISVFIFFVSMLVIIIGTVMYLVEGPQHGFTSIPRGIYWAIVTLTTVGYGDISPGTPLGQFIASIVMIMGYAIIAVPTGIVTAEIINPTSEKNTQVCPQCLHPSHEDDAVFCKKCGSRLNPEV; this comes from the coding sequence ATGGACAAAACCAAAGAGAAAATTTACGAGATTATTTTTGAAGCCGATACGCCGGGGGGCAAACTTTTCGATGTTGTTTTGCTGGTCGTTATTATAATAAGTGTTGCACTGGTGCTACTGGAAAGTGTTCCTGCTATACGCGATACTCATTATCAATTACTGCGCATTCTGGAATGGTGCATAACCATCATTTTCTCGATTGAATACATCCTGCGTGTTGTTATTGTAAAAAAGCCCTTACGTTACATTTTTAGTTTTTATGGCATTATCGACCTCTTATCGGTTTTACCTACATACATCGGACTTGTGGTTGTCGGCTCGCATAGTTTAGTGGTAATTAGAATTCTCCGCTTACTCCGTGTTTTCCGTATTTTAAAACTTACACGATACACCCAGGCAGGACGCTCACTGGCAAAAGCTTTATGGAACAGCCGCGAAAAAATAAGTGTTTTTATCTTTTTTGTAAGCATGCTGGTCATCATCATCGGAACGGTGATGTACCTCGTTGAAGGCCCGCAACATGGTTTCACCAGCATTCCACGCGGGATCTATTGGGCAATCGTTACTCTTACAACCGTTGGCTATGGCGATATCAGCCCAGGAACGCCACTGGGGCAATTTATTGCCAGCATCGTTATGATTATGGGCTATGCCATTATTGCCGTTCCAACGGGTATTGTCACTGCCGAGATCATCAATCCAACAAGTGAAAAGAATACACAGGTTTGCCCGCAGTGCCTGCATCCATCGCACGAAGACGATGCTGTCTTTTGTAAGAAATGTGGTTCCCGTCTTAATCCTGAGGTTTAG
- a CDS encoding thymidylate synthase — MRQYLDLLETILEKGAVKEDRTGTGTISRFGHQMRFDLSEGFPMVTTKKLHLKSIIYELLWFLQGDTNVKYLQDNGVRIWNEWADDDGNLGHIYGYQWRSWPTPDGGHIDQISQVIDAIKNNPDSRRHLVSAWNVGELDKMNLPPCHILFQFYVADGKLSCQLYQRSADVFLGVPFNIASYALLTMMVAQVCDLEPGDFVHTFGDVHIYSNHIEQVKLQLSREPYPLPQMKINPDVKSIFDFKFEDFELVGYQSHPHIKGAVAI; from the coding sequence ATGAGGCAGTATTTAGATCTATTGGAAACCATTTTAGAAAAGGGAGCGGTTAAAGAAGACCGCACGGGAACAGGAACAATCAGTCGCTTTGGGCACCAAATGCGTTTTGATTTGAGTGAAGGATTTCCGATGGTAACAACAAAAAAACTGCACCTTAAATCGATCATTTATGAATTGCTTTGGTTTTTGCAAGGCGATACCAATGTAAAATATTTGCAAGATAACGGGGTACGTATTTGGAACGAATGGGCCGACGACGACGGAAATCTCGGACACATTTACGGTTACCAGTGGCGCAGTTGGCCCACACCCGATGGCGGCCACATCGACCAGATATCACAGGTAATTGATGCTATTAAAAACAATCCCGACTCGCGACGCCACCTGGTTAGCGCCTGGAATGTTGGCGAGCTGGACAAAATGAACCTGCCACCGTGCCACATACTTTTCCAGTTTTATGTAGCCGACGGAAAATTGTCGTGCCAGCTATATCAGCGCAGTGCCGATGTATTTTTGGGAGTACCTTTTAACATTGCATCCTATGCATTGCTCACCATGATGGTGGCCCAGGTTTGCGATCTTGAGCCAGGCGATTTTGTACATACTTTTGGCGACGTTCATATTTATTCCAATCATATTGAACAGGTAAAATTGCAGCTATCGCGCGAACCCTATCCGCTGCCGCAAATGAAGATCAATCCGGATGTAAAAAGTATTTTCGACTTTAAATTCGAAGACTTTGAACTGGTTGGTTACCAGTCGCACCCACACATTAAAGGAGCTGTTGCCATTTAA
- a CDS encoding dihydrofolate reductase produces the protein MINKIQKNISIIVAIAENFAIGKNNDLLFHLPNDLKRFKEITSGHTIIMGRNTLLSLPKWPLPNRRHIVITDKQDDVFPGCETVFSIDEAIEKVKDEKEAFIIGGGMIYKQFFPVAGKLYLTLVHKTFDADTYFPEVNYTEWNEIRREDLHDEKNNFDYSYLDLERK, from the coding sequence ATGATAAATAAAATTCAAAAAAATATCTCGATAATCGTAGCTATTGCCGAGAACTTTGCCATTGGCAAAAACAACGATCTGCTGTTTCATTTACCAAACGATTTGAAACGTTTTAAAGAAATAACCAGCGGCCACACCATAATAATGGGGCGTAATACTTTGTTGTCGTTGCCAAAATGGCCGTTGCCAAATCGCCGACACATTGTTATAACCGATAAACAAGACGATGTTTTCCCGGGATGCGAAACGGTTTTTTCCATCGACGAAGCCATTGAAAAAGTGAAAGATGAAAAAGAAGCTTTCATTATAGGTGGCGGGATGATTTACAAACAGTTTTTCCCCGTCGCAGGTAAACTCTACCTCACGCTGGTACACAAAACTTTTGATGCTGACACCTATTTTCCCGAGGTTAATTATACCGAGTGGAACGAAATAAGACGCGAAGATCTGCACGACGAAAAGAACAATTTTGACTATTCTTACCTGGATTTAGAACGAAAATAA
- a CDS encoding M14 family zinc carboxypeptidase, producing the protein MRKKTTLVVTLCVISLFVFAQEPLLNLKYEQNYTPTYDEVIEMYELLDAKYENATLVENGQTDVGKPLHTFIINNKAKFNPGTIKAQGKSVLLINNGIHPGEPCGIDASLEFADNILRNANNLAELLENMVIVIVPAYNIGGLLNRSAYNRSGQTTPYETGFRGNAGNLDLNRDFAKCDSENARNFNRLFTKWDPDVFLDTHTTNGSEHQYSVTLIAPSPDMFPPTQETFIREKMLPNLYSNMKEGEYELIPYVSWMYPDPKMGIKMTQETSRYSSGYANLFNCYGMMTENHVYKNYADRVKSCYQFIEVLAKFTSANSEEIIESRNTGRKESMSAESYPINFELDTTQFSMLEFKGYEVDYNQISPVTGLPRFGYDKTRLYTEEIPFFDVYNPTEEIKIPEYYILPQTWNRVIERLELNGIEFTRLTNDTTMEVEVYYIDEYSNADRLNNGHYFHDKVSTTSEVQNIKYYAGDLVIPVRQKKIKYLLEQLEPKARDSFFRWNFFDQILDQREYFSSYGYEENALKYLNEHPEFKKKFEEKRQTDPEFAKNHRAQLNYIYNNTEWAEKTYRRYPVAKIY; encoded by the coding sequence ATGAGAAAAAAAACTACCCTGGTTGTAACGCTTTGCGTTATCAGCCTGTTTGTGTTTGCCCAAGAACCTCTGTTGAACCTTAAGTACGAGCAAAATTACACGCCAACTTACGACGAAGTTATTGAAATGTATGAGCTGCTCGATGCAAAGTACGAAAATGCCACTCTTGTTGAAAATGGGCAAACCGATGTGGGCAAACCGCTTCACACTTTTATTATCAATAACAAAGCAAAATTCAATCCTGGAACGATAAAAGCACAAGGGAAATCGGTATTGCTGATTAACAACGGAATCCACCCCGGCGAACCTTGTGGTATTGACGCCAGCCTTGAATTTGCCGATAATATTTTACGCAATGCCAATAACCTGGCAGAGCTACTTGAAAACATGGTTATTGTTATTGTACCGGCTTACAACATTGGTGGACTTCTAAACCGTAGTGCCTACAACCGCTCGGGGCAAACAACTCCTTACGAAACCGGTTTTCGTGGTAATGCCGGCAATCTCGATCTTAACCGCGACTTTGCAAAATGCGATTCGGAAAATGCCAGGAATTTCAACCGCCTGTTTACCAAATGGGATCCGGATGTATTTTTGGATACGCACACAACCAACGGATCAGAACATCAATACAGCGTTACTTTAATAGCACCGTCGCCCGACATGTTTCCCCCAACACAGGAAACTTTTATTCGGGAAAAAATGTTGCCCAACCTATACAGCAACATGAAGGAGGGTGAATACGAACTCATTCCTTATGTAAGCTGGATGTACCCCGACCCAAAAATGGGAATAAAGATGACACAGGAAACCAGTCGTTATTCGTCGGGGTATGCCAACCTTTTTAACTGCTACGGCATGATGACTGAAAACCATGTGTACAAAAATTATGCTGATCGCGTAAAATCGTGCTACCAATTTATTGAGGTGCTGGCAAAATTCACTTCAGCAAATTCCGAGGAAATAATTGAAAGTAGAAATACTGGCCGAAAAGAATCGATGTCGGCAGAAAGTTACCCTATCAATTTTGAATTGGATACCACGCAATTCAGTATGTTGGAGTTTAAAGGTTACGAGGTAGACTACAATCAAATAAGTCCGGTTACCGGATTGCCTCGTTTTGGTTACGACAAAACCCGGCTTTATACCGAAGAAATACCATTCTTCGATGTATATAATCCTACAGAAGAAATTAAAATTCCGGAATATTATATTTTGCCCCAAACCTGGAACAGGGTGATTGAGCGTTTGGAATTAAACGGTATTGAATTTACGCGCTTAACTAACGACACCACAATGGAAGTGGAGGTGTACTACATCGATGAATATTCAAATGCCGACCGCCTGAATAACGGGCATTATTTTCACGACAAAGTAAGCACCACCAGCGAAGTGCAAAACATTAAATACTATGCCGGCGACTTAGTAATTCCTGTTCGCCAAAAGAAAATAAAATACCTGTTGGAACAATTGGAGCCCAAAGCCCGCGACTCTTTTTTTAGGTGGAATTTCTTCGACCAGATTCTGGATCAACGGGAATATTTCTCGTCATACGGATACGAAGAAAATGCGCTAAAATATTTAAACGAACATCCGGAGTTTAAAAAGAAATTTGAAGAGAAACGCCAAACCGACCCGGAGTTTGCTAAAAATCACCGGGCACAATTGAACTATATTTACAACAACACCGAATGGGCTGAGAAAACCTATAGACGTTACCCGGTAGCGAAAATCTATTAA
- a CDS encoding inorganic pyrophosphatase: MVDRLSDPIGRLMGLRYKSHPWHGVSIGENAPEELTAFIEVVSTDTVKYEIDKDSGYLRVDRPQKFSNVVPALYGFIPQTYCGNKVGEYCSEKVNRKGIKGDGDPIDICVLTEKDLAHGDLLVTARPIGGFRMIDGDQADDKIIAVLDNDTVYGHFTDVSQVPEIVIQRLEHYFLTYKDMPGVESNTEIAATYGQEEALEIVKLSVEDYNNKFANLGKLLA; the protein is encoded by the coding sequence ATGGTAGATAGACTTTCCGATCCTATTGGACGACTGATGGGATTGCGTTATAAATCACACCCCTGGCACGGTGTTTCAATTGGCGAAAATGCTCCCGAAGAATTAACTGCTTTTATCGAGGTGGTTTCAACAGATACGGTAAAATACGAAATTGATAAGGATAGCGGTTATTTGCGTGTTGACCGGCCGCAAAAATTCTCGAATGTTGTTCCTGCGTTATACGGCTTTATACCACAAACCTATTGTGGCAACAAAGTAGGCGAATACTGTTCGGAAAAAGTCAACCGAAAGGGTATAAAAGGAGATGGTGACCCGATTGATATTTGTGTATTAACCGAAAAAGATCTGGCACATGGCGATTTGCTGGTAACTGCTCGTCCGATTGGAGGTTTCCGTATGATTGACGGCGATCAGGCCGATGATAAAATAATTGCCGTTTTGGATAACGATACGGTTTATGGTCATTTTACCGATGTATCACAGGTTCCTGAGATTGTAATTCAGCGTTTAGAGCATTACTTCCTAACGTATAAGGATATGCCGGGTGTTGAGTCGAATACGGAAATTGCCGCAACTTATGGGCAGGAAGAAGCACTTGAAATTGTCAAACTATCAGTTGAAGATTACAACAATAAGTTTGCGAATTTAGGCAAACTACTTGCATAA
- a CDS encoding aldo/keto reductase, which translates to MTKSKKYPVTRRDFIKVSAATTAAVSAMSLGACNTEKLPEPMKRPFGKLGFNVTTLGLGGQASIQWTPDDVDPVPIILKAFDLGINYFDTSNLYAKSQLHFHSAFEKLNLIPGEENYNQKLRESIWLTSKTGMRWGKPGWPERENVNNWSNGENVQCAVDDVKRSLIQIFGDGEGYYPEGAYLDMVLCHTLHNTDEVDVLYEGLETPLDPDGNFGALVALRDLRDGTNLTGMNPKNEKLIKHIGFSGHAHPPAMMDMIQRDEYGILDGMLIAINANDKTKMNMQNNVIPIAEAKGMGIIGMKVFADAAMYHKEPRWSQTPADVFRKVGTDELPSKPLIEYSLTTPGVHTLIIGIGQIDDDPMKCQLVQNFYAAQIAPDGMSASERKRIEEQAKRVKPASNYFQVIDKEQLSAPRDAKLTDGKLTWNTALADEEPISHYEIMQDGELIGKVEHKPQLLKSKPFSFMLDKPENIMLATVDAQGNRAEVVVV; encoded by the coding sequence ATGACTAAATCAAAAAAATATCCCGTAACCCGAAGAGATTTTATCAAAGTTTCGGCTGCAACAACAGCTGCAGTTTCTGCCATGTCGCTTGGTGCTTGTAATACCGAAAAATTGCCGGAGCCAATGAAACGTCCTTTTGGCAAGCTTGGTTTTAATGTAACTACACTTGGATTGGGGGGGCAGGCATCTATTCAATGGACTCCCGATGATGTTGATCCGGTTCCTATTATTTTAAAGGCTTTTGACTTGGGGATTAACTATTTCGATACCTCAAATTTATATGCAAAAAGCCAGTTGCATTTTCATTCCGCCTTCGAGAAACTGAATCTTATCCCCGGGGAAGAAAATTATAATCAAAAATTGCGGGAATCAATTTGGTTAACCAGCAAAACCGGAATGCGTTGGGGTAAACCCGGCTGGCCTGAGCGTGAAAACGTAAACAACTGGTCGAATGGCGAGAATGTACAATGTGCGGTTGATGATGTAAAACGCTCACTCATCCAGATTTTTGGCGATGGAGAAGGTTATTATCCTGAAGGTGCTTACCTGGATATGGTATTGTGCCATACTTTGCATAACACCGATGAGGTTGATGTGCTTTACGAAGGTTTGGAGACACCGCTTGATCCTGATGGAAATTTTGGCGCTTTGGTCGCACTTCGCGATTTGCGCGACGGAACCAACCTGACGGGAATGAACCCGAAAAATGAAAAGCTTATCAAACATATTGGTTTCTCGGGGCATGCACATCCACCGGCTATGATGGATATGATTCAGCGCGATGAATACGGTATTTTGGATGGGATGTTGATTGCCATAAATGCCAACGACAAAACAAAAATGAACATGCAGAATAACGTTATTCCGATTGCCGAAGCCAAAGGAATGGGAATAATCGGTATGAAAGTTTTTGCTGATGCTGCGATGTATCACAAAGAACCGCGTTGGTCGCAAACGCCCGCCGATGTATTCCGCAAAGTGGGAACCGATGAATTGCCGAGTAAGCCACTTATTGAATATTCGCTTACCACACCGGGCGTACATACACTGATTATCGGAATTGGCCAAATTGACGATGATCCGATGAAATGCCAATTGGTACAGAATTTTTATGCTGCTCAGATAGCCCCCGACGGAATGAGTGCTTCAGAGCGCAAACGAATTGAAGAGCAGGCAAAACGTGTGAAACCAGCGAGTAATTATTTTCAGGTTATTGATAAAGAGCAACTTTCTGCGCCGCGCGATGCAAAATTAACGGATGGCAAATTAACCTGGAATACAGCATTGGCAGATGAAGAACCAATATCGCATTACGAAATTATGCAAGACGGAGAGTTGATTGGTAAGGTTGAACATAAACCTCAGTTACTAAAAAGCAAGCCATTTAGTTTTATGCTCGATAAGCCCGAAAATATTATGCTTGCCACTGTTGATGCGCAGGGAAACAGAGCTGAAGTTGTTGTAGTTTAA
- a CDS encoding glycoside hydrolase family 9 protein, with amino-acid sequence MKKPVLLVLILLSIIPSLFAQNIHLNSLGFLTDGPKTAVIPKSCTSFKLVSVSTEDIVFEGEATGPNCQKDVDQEVWKVDFSDFKKPGNYYLEIPGVGRSGEFKIASDAFNFAAKTSMRAFFLWRCGMAVDGEFAGNHYHQDACHLDDAYEDYIGGKGSKRDGTGGWHDAGDHGKYVVNAGVSLGVLFYAWEHFQPQLEKMDLDIPETAPGFPDFLKELKWETDWILKMQYPDGSGRVSHKLTRTNFSGFIMASDDDAKRYFTEWSSAATADFVGIMAMAARYFKPYDATYAKKCLDAAWVSYRFLQKNPEYKRFKQGDFKTGGYMTRDNDDRMWAAAELWATTGDESCLRDFEKRAADIDYKIQENWDWQNVSNLGMYTYALSARKGKNSEAEATIKKNIIANADALVEKGEADVYSRALGGRYYWGCNGTVARQTVNLQVADLIQPNPKYKQAAIGIVDHIFGKNYYNRSYVTGLGINPPMFPHDRRSGADNIKAPWPGYLVGGGHSATDWVDKQESYSHNEIAINWQAALVYALAGFVSF; translated from the coding sequence ATGAAAAAGCCTGTTCTTTTGGTGCTTATTCTACTGAGCATTATCCCATCGCTGTTCGCACAAAACATTCATTTAAACTCGCTGGGTTTTCTAACTGATGGCCCCAAAACAGCAGTTATTCCGAAGTCCTGCACTTCTTTTAAACTTGTTTCGGTTTCTACCGAAGACATTGTTTTTGAAGGAGAAGCGACAGGTCCAAACTGTCAGAAAGATGTGGATCAGGAAGTATGGAAAGTTGATTTCTCCGACTTTAAAAAACCGGGAAATTATTACCTTGAAATACCCGGAGTAGGGCGGTCGGGTGAATTTAAAATCGCATCGGACGCTTTTAATTTTGCGGCAAAAACAAGTATGCGCGCGTTCTTTTTATGGCGTTGCGGAATGGCGGTTGACGGCGAATTTGCAGGCAATCATTATCACCAGGATGCCTGTCATTTGGATGATGCTTACGAAGATTATATTGGCGGGAAAGGCTCGAAACGTGATGGTACGGGCGGTTGGCACGATGCCGGAGACCACGGAAAATATGTGGTGAATGCCGGTGTTTCACTGGGCGTTTTGTTTTACGCCTGGGAGCATTTTCAACCACAGTTGGAAAAGATGGATTTGGATATTCCCGAAACAGCACCCGGATTTCCCGATTTTCTAAAAGAACTGAAATGGGAAACCGACTGGATATTAAAAATGCAATATCCCGATGGCTCGGGAAGAGTTTCACATAAACTAACGCGCACCAACTTTTCGGGTTTTATTATGGCCAGCGACGATGATGCAAAACGCTATTTTACGGAATGGAGCTCAGCAGCAACGGCTGATTTTGTGGGAATAATGGCAATGGCGGCGCGCTACTTTAAACCCTACGATGCTACATATGCCAAAAAATGTTTGGATGCTGCCTGGGTGAGTTATCGTTTTCTGCAGAAAAACCCGGAGTATAAACGCTTTAAACAGGGGGATTTTAAAACCGGTGGATACATGACAAGAGATAATGACGATCGCATGTGGGCGGCTGCCGAGTTATGGGCAACTACCGGCGACGAAAGCTGTTTGCGCGATTTTGAAAAACGTGCAGCAGACATCGATTATAAAATTCAGGAAAACTGGGACTGGCAAAATGTGTCGAACCTGGGCATGTATACCTATGCACTTTCTGCGCGCAAAGGCAAAAACTCAGAAGCAGAAGCTACAATAAAAAAGAACATCATTGCCAACGCCGATGCTTTAGTGGAAAAGGGAGAAGCCGATGTGTATTCGCGTGCCCTTGGCGGCAGGTATTACTGGGGATGCAACGGAACTGTTGCCCGGCAAACCGTGAACCTGCAGGTTGCCGACCTTATTCAGCCTAACCCAAAATACAAACAAGCGGCTATTGGTATTGTCGATCATATTTTCGGAAAGAATTACTATAATCGATCGTATGTTACCGGTTTGGGAATCAACCCACCAATGTTTCCGCACGACCGTCGTTCAGGAGCCGATAACATTAAGGCTCCCTGGCCGGGTTATCTGGTTGGCGGAGGCCACTCAGCAACCGATTGGGTGGACAAACAGGAATCGTACAGCCACAACGAAATTGCCATAAACTGGCAGGCTGCCCTGGTTTATGCACTGGCAGGCTTTGTAAGTTTTTAA
- a CDS encoding two-component regulator propeller domain-containing protein: MKTQLFKSITIIGLIGILMSCGKDEIPVNGINLSETNVALSVDSVKTLNAEVEPLDASDKTIHWSSSDNTIAQVSPDGVISGISPGVATITVELNDGLLKTCNANIFQIIEHDPISGINLGASPFMAFDDNDNLWYGGAGGLYKMGFDGSGSQFFPLNTEVHAFDFDSENNLWVATNLMGLLKFDGQTWYSYDTSNSEIPTNTLRSIGIDNNNKIWMGLAGNYSNKTIASFDGTQWEVYEREECLVEAYSVHDIIVDHQNNIWFGHHNGVSIFDGSVWSSVITDKSIIQPDVLSIDEDNENNIWFTSGRYGIFRYDGANTINYNTTNSELSSNGIQSVLADEEGNVWLGTGGGVSRFDGEECIDLTYRDFLVVDIRASAIDSKGNKWFASPTKIYELKD; the protein is encoded by the coding sequence ATGAAAACCCAACTTTTTAAGAGTATTACAATTATCGGATTGATTGGTATCCTCATGTCATGCGGAAAAGACGAAATCCCTGTAAACGGAATAAATCTTTCGGAAACCAATGTAGCACTATCGGTTGATTCGGTGAAAACATTGAATGCAGAAGTTGAACCATTAGATGCGTCGGATAAAACAATCCACTGGAGCTCAAGCGACAATACAATTGCACAGGTAAGTCCTGATGGGGTTATCTCAGGTATCTCACCCGGGGTTGCAACTATTACTGTTGAATTGAATGATGGTCTGCTTAAAACATGCAATGCGAACATTTTTCAAATAATTGAACACGATCCAATTAGCGGAATAAACTTAGGTGCTTCGCCATTTATGGCTTTTGATGACAATGATAATCTTTGGTATGGAGGAGCCGGAGGTTTGTATAAAATGGGATTTGACGGATCGGGTAGCCAATTTTTCCCTTTAAATACCGAGGTTCACGCTTTCGATTTTGATTCGGAAAACAATCTTTGGGTAGCAACAAACTTGATGGGACTTTTAAAGTTTGATGGACAAACATGGTATAGCTACGATACTTCAAACTCCGAAATTCCAACAAACACTCTAAGATCTATTGGCATTGATAATAACAATAAGATCTGGATGGGGCTGGCAGGAAACTATAGTAACAAGACGATAGCAAGCTTTGACGGAACACAATGGGAAGTATATGAAAGAGAAGAGTGCCTGGTTGAAGCATATTCTGTGCATGACATAATAGTAGATCACCAGAATAATATATGGTTTGGTCATCATAACGGTGTCTCAATATTTGATGGCTCAGTTTGGAGCTCAGTTATTACCGACAAGAGCATCATCCAACCAGATGTTTTAAGCATTGACGAAGATAACGAAAACAACATTTGGTTTACATCTGGGCGGTATGGTATATTTAGATACGATGGTGCAAACACGATCAATTACAATACTACGAACAGCGAACTGTCTTCAAATGGTATTCAGTCGGTTTTGGCAGATGAAGAAGGTAATGTATGGCTCGGTACTGGAGGCGGCGTATCAAGATTTGATGGAGAGGAATGTATTGATTTAACATATCGCGACTTCCTTGTTGTTGATATCAGAGCATCAGCTATTGATTCAAAAGGTAATAAATGGTTTGCATCTCCAACTAAAATATATGAACTTAAAGATTAA
- a CDS encoding YifB family Mg chelatase-like AAA ATPase, which translates to MLVKTFGSAVFGIDATTITIEVDVTTGIKFLLVGLPDSAVKESQQRIESALRLNGYKWPKKKIIINMAPADIRKEGSAYDLPLAAAVLAASGQINSDKLSKYVLMGELSLDGTLQPIKGVLPIAINARKEEFEGFILPKQNAREAAVVDRLKVYGAENITEVIDFLNDEGSLEQTVIDTRAEFYNQVNNNPLDFSDVKGQENVKRALEIAAAGSHNIILVGPPGSGKTMLAKRIPTVLPPFSLKEALETTKIHSVVGKIDKETSLMTRRPFRSPHHTISDVALVGGGNYPQPGEISLAHNGVLFLDELPEFKRTVLEVMRQPLEDRNITISRAKFSVEYPASFMLVASMNPCPCGYYNHPTKECVCVPGVVQKYLNKISGPLLDRIDIHLEVVPVPFKKLSEMESSENSEAVRERVLAARKIQEKRFENHQGVYANAQMTSKLIREYVVLDNESNNLIKNAMDRLGLSARAYDRILKVSRTIADLDGQENVQADHLSEAIHYRSLDRENWGG; encoded by the coding sequence ATGTTAGTTAAAACCTTCGGAAGCGCAGTTTTTGGAATCGATGCCACCACCATTACCATTGAAGTTGATGTAACCACCGGAATTAAATTTCTGCTTGTTGGTTTGCCCGACAGTGCTGTGAAAGAAAGTCAGCAACGCATTGAGTCGGCGCTGCGCTTAAACGGCTATAAATGGCCCAAAAAGAAAATCATTATTAACATGGCTCCGGCCGATATTCGTAAAGAAGGATCGGCTTACGATTTGCCGCTGGCTGCTGCGGTTTTAGCCGCATCGGGTCAGATTAATTCCGATAAATTATCAAAGTATGTTTTAATGGGAGAGCTCTCGCTCGACGGAACTTTACAGCCCATAAAAGGGGTTTTACCCATAGCCATAAATGCCCGGAAGGAAGAGTTTGAAGGATTTATTCTTCCCAAACAAAATGCACGGGAAGCTGCTGTTGTTGACCGATTGAAAGTTTATGGCGCCGAAAATATTACAGAAGTAATCGACTTTTTAAATGATGAAGGAAGTCTGGAACAAACCGTAATCGATACCCGTGCCGAGTTTTATAATCAGGTCAATAATAATCCACTCGATTTTTCGGATGTAAAAGGACAGGAGAATGTAAAACGGGCCTTGGAGATTGCTGCGGCTGGAAGTCACAATATAATTTTGGTAGGTCCGCCAGGATCGGGGAAGACGATGTTAGCCAAACGAATTCCTACAGTATTGCCTCCGTTTTCGTTAAAAGAGGCGCTGGAAACCACGAAAATTCATTCGGTAGTTGGGAAGATCGATAAAGAAACTTCGTTAATGACACGACGTCCTTTCCGAAGTCCGCATCACACAATTTCAGACGTGGCACTGGTTGGCGGAGGGAATTATCCACAGCCGGGGGAAATTAGCCTTGCTCATAATGGAGTTTTGTTTTTGGATGAGCTGCCCGAATTTAAACGAACCGTTTTAGAAGTGATGCGCCAACCCTTGGAAGACCGGAATATTACCATTTCACGAGCCAAGTTTTCGGTAGAGTACCCGGCAAGTTTTATGCTGGTAGCTTCCATGAATCCGTGTCCGTGTGGTTATTATAATCACCCCACTAAAGAGTGTGTTTGTGTGCCGGGAGTGGTGCAGAAATACCTCAATAAAATTTCAGGGCCGCTGCTCGATCGCATTGATATTCACCTGGAAGTTGTTCCCGTGCCATTCAAAAAATTATCGGAAATGGAGTCGTCGGAGAATAGTGAGGCGGTTCGCGAGCGGGTGCTGGCTGCCCGAAAAATCCAGGAAAAACGTTTTGAGAATCACCAGGGTGTTTACGCCAACGCACAAATGACCTCGAAACTGATACGCGAATATGTGGTGCTTGACAATGAGAGTAATAACCTGATTAAAAATGCCATGGATCGCCTTGGCCTTTCTGCCCGTGCTTACGACCGTATTTTAAAGGTTTCGCGCACAATCGCCGACCTCGACGGACAAGAAAATGTACAGGCCGATCACCTTTCGGAAGCCATTCATTACCGCAGTCTGGATCGTGAGAACTGGGGGGGATAA